The Lycium barbarum isolate Lr01 chromosome 4, ASM1917538v2, whole genome shotgun sequence nucleotide sequence CTGTAGCTTAGGGCAGCTAGCTTATCAGCTGGTTTATTAGCTTCCCTTAAACAATGATTGATATTGAAGCCCACGAGCTTCAACTAAACTCTGAATCTCTTTGATGTAGCTGTCAATTTTCCAAGGAATTTTCCATTCACCTTTTATACCTTTAGCGAGCAAAAGTGAGTCCGTTTCTCCCAATGTTAACACAAGATTCCTATTGGCACGCCATTTCAGACCATATAGCATAGCTGCTACCTCTGCCATGTTGCTGGTGCCAGGACCTAGAGGGATAGAATAAGCCCATAGAGTGAAACCCTGGCTATTTCTGATGAGTCCACCACCTCCACATCTCCCATGAATGCAACTACCATCACTATTGAGTTCACTAGCGGGtgggaaaaggggggggggggggggggggggggttctctTGGCAAATGCTTCTCCAGTTTTGACCCAGGTTAGCTTTTCAAATCTTGTCTTTGTTACTTGCAAAATAATAAACACAATATTAGTGATTGTTCTGTATATGGAGGGCTTGATGGCTTCAAATTGATTACTGCATCTTGCCCTCCATTTCCCAACAAACAATGGGAGGAATGATCTTAGTGATGTGATTTGTGATAGGGTAGTGTGATTTGTGATTCCACCAGTTGAGAAGCAGCATTTTGAGGTTAATATTCCTGTACGCTATCCTCATTGGACCAGCAAAATGATGCCAGATATTCCTGGCCAGATCACGTTTGCAAAAGAGGTGATCCGAGCTTTCCGTCTCTGTTATACTATTTACAGTAGCACAACAATGACAGTTTTGAGATATAGTAATACCAAACCTAGAAACCCTCTGATTAGTAGACAACTTATTGTGAATTGCCCTCCATGTAAGGAAGGACATTTTGAAAGGAATATCCTTTTGCCAGATCTGTCCATCCACGGTATTGTTGTTCCTTTTTTGCCTGAGAAATTCCCAAGCTGAGCTAATAGTGAAATTTCCAGTGGTGGATGGAGTCCAAATGGCTTTGTCGTCTGAGTTGGGATCCAGAGTGATCTTTCTATTTGTAATCTGATTTTTTATCTCCTCTGGTAGTAGGTTTTGGATGCAATTCTAGTCCCATTCCCCATCCTTGAAGACTTCATTTATCTTGATATTGCCCAGATGTGTGTCACTTGGCCCGAAATGAGAACGGGGCCTCTGGTTGTGCCAAGTATAATGCCAAAAAGAGATCTCTCCCTTCCCAATTTCCCAGGAGATACTACCATCTATTGTGTCTCTGATGTTATAAAGCATTTTCCAGCTTTGGGTTTGTCCTTTGCTCCAATGGATGTTGCAAGGATGCTCAGAGTAGAAAAATTTAGCTTCCATGAAATCTGTCCATAGAGTCTTTGATGTTCTGATGGTCCACCACTGTTTAGCTCTGAAGGCTAGGCAAGTGTCTAATAAACTTCTGAAGTTTGCACCCCCTTCTTTGTATGGGAAGCACAAGTTTTGCCAGGAAACCCAATGGTGCTTCCCACCTGTATCCTGTTCAGACCAAAACAATCTGTTAGTATACTATTCTATAGATTCAATAGTACCTGATGGGGGATTGACAGCAGCGAGGAGGTGGCTTATACAAAGGAACCatcatactccacctccattcctcaggcatctttgccgtcttaaaaataacattaaacaatccagtcaaccactccaaacctgccctgcccgcactcttccaaaactcccTAGGGATCTCGTCAGGCCCGGTAGCTCTTCCCTTGCGCATCCtgcgaacagcacccttaacttcctccacctttatactcctacataCCCAAAATCGCGAcgcctctcagagtactccaaatctcccaacacaatgtctctatctccttcctcgttcaagagtttatggaagtatgactgccatctccgtctaatgagagcttcctccaccaatactttgccatcctCGAGAATCCCATATTTCTTAGAGCTAAGCATAGAAACTTCCAAGAGACTCTATCATAGGCTTTGGTCATGTCTAGCTTTAAGACTACATTCCTCCTCTATTTGGTTTCTTTATGTCTTCAATGATTTCCTGAGCTAAGAGGATGTTTTCTGTAATAGCTCTACCTTTGATGAAACCACTTTGATTTTGGAAATAATACTGGGAAGTAAACTTGCTAGTCTTGCATTTATCACTTTAGAAATCACTATGCTGGACGCATTGCAAAGGCTGATAGGTCTAAGGTCAGTGAATTTATGAGGATGCCCAATTTTAGGAATCACGATAAGGCAAGTGCGAGTAAAAAATTTGGGAAGCTTTGCACCAGACATAACTGACATTACTGCTTTGTGAAGATCAGGGGCAATTATGTCCCAAGCCTTTTGATAGAAATAGCCACTAAATCCATCCGGCCCAGGGGCACTATCAGTATCTATGGAGAATACACTGTCTTTTATCTCTTTTAGGGTGGGAGTGGCAGTGAGCATAGTATTATCTTCCTCAGAAATACAACATTTAAGGCAATTGAGAGCCTTATATAATTTTCAACTTCCTCTTTTACGAAGAAACACCTCATGAATGATGAACCacataaattaataattgaaTCATCCAAATGAGTAGCACTCTCAATTTTGTAAGATCAGTACATAAGGTGTTCAAAATCCAAGTCGACATTTATGCAGAGCTCTGTGTTAGTTGTCTAGAGATACAAATTTGCTCCCCATCAAAGATCTCTTGCATTTAGCAAGGCAGGTTTCTCCATTCAAAAAAAAGCAAGGCAGGTTTCTCCATTCAAGCCTTTCCAGTAAATAAATTGTGGTTTATTACTTTATTAGGATATTATTTGGTGCAACAAGGACAGATATAATGGTTTTCTTATCTTCTTCATATATATCTCTTATGTCTATTTAATGATATGTCTTAAATTGATATAGCTTTTAGCCTTCATTTTGAGGAGTTATTGTTTGACTTACTTTAAGCACCTGACTTGAGTACGATACAAGTGCAGCTGGAGATGCATCTGCAAGAACTGCAAACCGAGTTTGAGAACCTTGTCTGGGAAAGGAAGCAACTTGAGAAGAAAATACAATTAGCCATCAATGATAAAAGGATATTGCAGGCCATGTTAGCAGAACTTGAGGATGAACATGACGAGGCCATCGTCAAAATTGAGCAATTGGAGGGCCAGGTAAAAGAAAGAGTTCCACGTTTCTTTCTATACTTACTGATCAAATCGGTGTTTATATACTGGGTAGGAGTTTGTTCAAAGGAGACTTCTCATGTGTGCCTAAGTACATGTCACTTTGGAATTAGAGAAGTTTCCATGCTACCACTTCTAGAGTCCATTCTATACCTTTTTGCAACTATAGGAATACTTTTTTATTCTTCATAAACTTAAGCGTTCTTGTTCCAGTGTTGAGGTTTTCGTTGTTGTCTGTGTGGTTCAATAGAGAATCTAAAAAGCTGATTACCTGTATACCTCTAATCTGTGGAAGAGTAAGTGACTGTTTCCTTTACTTCACTTTAGCCGTTCAGATGATAATGAAAGGCAGTGAAAGAATAGAAGGAAAAGCAAGCGGCTTACTGGTTTGTCCCATGTTTCCAtgggaaggttttgaagaaataGACGCATTTAGAACTGTGAGACTTGAAGAAAGGGAAACCCTGTTAGGATGGGTCGGCAGTTGATCATTTGCATGATTTCTTGAATTTTGGGACCAGTTGTATCAAACTTTCCAGTATTCTGTCACGAAAGTGCCACGTCTTGATTTAACTGAGTAAGGAGAGGAGCTGATTAATAGACAAAGGATCACTTGTTTTGGATGAGATGCCATAGCGTAAGAAGGTCTCTGTCTTTATGCGGGAGAGCTTGCTACATTCAGATCTGTGTGTCTCAGGGTATTGGATGGATAATGGTTATTTATAAATACAGGAATTCAAGAATGAGAATAAGAGCGGTGTGATCATGGTGACCGTTCAAACATTCTCTAAACGGTGCTAGGTGGTTAGTTAATCTAAAGAAAAAAGGTGAAAGGAAGGATAACCGTCTATGAATAAGCTTTATTTTCCAGCAATAAAGCAGCAGAATCTTCAGAAAAAGTTCTGTAAATCACATTGTAATTATATACTCTGATGAATTGAAGGGAGAATAAGGTGCTTGCTAGATGTTATGTCTGTATTCCTGTTAAGGTAATTCTAAAGaatgtttaaaaataaaataaaaataaaaataaaacgaGGAAGAAGGAGAAAGGAACAGGAAGGAGAAGAAAACCTTCCATTACTCGACTTTTAAGGCAAGATTGAAAATATATAGGGAACGTTTAAAGAAACTTTTGACCAACTACCTTGTGCATTTACTCCAGATATCATAAACAATATCAACTTTGTATAAGAGCTTGGACCCAACCAAAAGCCATCGATACTTGTTTGAGAGACTAATATTTCCTTCTTGTTCTCTTGCTTTCACAGCATCACTTCCACACGGTATTGCGCCTAAAAATCCTCCCAAATAgcactttatttttatttattttttcttctcCGAGATTGCCAATTGCCCAATTCCACAGTTGTATCCTTGATGTTGAATTCTTAACCTTTTCCTATGAATCTCAACTGTCTTTGTACCTTTTCCTATGAATCTCAACTGTCTTTGTTTTTGTATTATGTGCAAAATTTATGTATCAAACTAATTGACGGGTACTTGAAGTTAAGACCTATTCAAATAAAACCGGTGAAGTCCATCTTAAAGTTCCAAAACAAATTATTCGTTCCGTGACGTGAGGCTCCAGCTAAGTTGCGCGGACTCTTCGTTTTTTATGCTGCTCCTGTCTCGACACGGGATGGGTGTGGGTGCGGGATACGTCTCAGATACGGTCAATCAACTTCGGATACTTTGACCCGAGTCCGTGGACAAATCTGGGGGGAAATTGAGATATTGATTTCTCAAAATGAAAGATAAAGCAGATTTAAGACATGGGAAATGACATACCTTCAATATCATAGTCCTTTTGTCTCATATTCGTTGCTTCATGTTTCAGGCCAAACAGAgagaaaccaagaattcaaggggtCTTTTTCtttataactctatttttattattttgaattttcttagccgaatccccgcacccatATCCATACTTGGATTCGCACctccgaatcttaaaatttatattttgccAAATCCTACACTCAGATCCGTACCCATACTGGATACTCCCGCCCCAGCAACTTAGGGCTCCAGTTTAAAACTTTGAAACTATACCAGATGTGAGTTTTCAGGACCAGAGTTGATTTTGGCTGAAACCCACAAGGGTGGCTCAGTTAGTTGAGGATGGGGCTTCCATAACGGAGGTCTCAATTTCTAACCCCCCTGAGCTCGTCACacagggcttgcctagtgcgggttatatCTCTGGTGTGGTTTGCGGGGTTTACCCTatgcgcacccaaagggtagcggccGCTGGTTCCCTtgtcatccaaaaaaaaaaaaaaaattggcttatACAGGAGACCTTTGGTGATTTTTTAATTGCTCATCTAATTTGTTTGCTGATTTTTTCCCTCATGCATTTGTTTGAAGTTGGACAATGCAGCTTATACACTCAAAAATCTTTTATATACTGTTGAAAAGTTACGCCATTCTGTAAATTGTTGAGTCAATGCAACTACGCTTAGAATTACTGCTTTGAATTACTTCTGGATATCGGTTTCTTAAGTTATCTGTTTACCCTGCAATTCTGTGGGTGATGAGTGGAGGTCACAGTTTCGGTTTTTAAGGACTAACATTTTTCTGTTCAGATATGTATTTCTGCTAATTCAAAAAAGTTGGATCTTTATTAAGAGAGATTGTGGTATATTTTTGGtcacttttactttttttttttttttggtttgaaaCTGGTAACTATTTTGGTCACAGAAAATTGGTAGCTTCGACCTTTTTTATAATGGTTCTCTTAAGTTCCAATTTCCTCTGTTCACGATACTGCTATTTTTGAGACAGAAAAGTTTGAACTTTGTATTTGATGTGATAGCTTCAGGATCTGAAGGTGGAAAATCAACGATTGAACGAAGTTCATGGTAAAGCACTTTCGGACCAAAGAGACCATTTTGATGCCCAAAGCTATAGCGGTGCTGTTCCATTTTGGAGATCAAGTGGCATTGAGAGCGTAGCCATAGACCAGGAAggactgaaagaaaataaaagcaAAAGTGGAAGTATGAACCATGATTTTATGGGAGCCAGATCCTCTCGAGATGTCAAGCTTGAGGATTTCGACACAAGAGATGTGCTACAACAACGAAGGGATCTAGCTTTTTCCCAGACCCTTTTTAGTGCAATATTATCGCTCTTAGTTGGAACGATTGTATGGAAAGCTGAAGATGCATGCATGCCTCTAATCCTCGCGTTATTTACCGTCGTTGGCATGTCATTGTGGAGCGTGGTCCAGTTCTTCTCAACCATTAAAAACAGACCCGCGTCTGATGCAGTTGCTCTCTTGAGCTTCAACTGGTTTTTACTTGGAACGCTAACGTATCCTACATTACCAAGAATCACTCCTGTAGTTGCACCAGTGTTATGGGCTCTCTCAGACAGGACTGTGGAGCTGCTAGGTTTCTAATCTAAGATTTTGGTCCTTTTGATGCTTGTAAAGTAGACGTTTgtagaaattttttttttctttttaggtcTGCCTTGTGAAATTCCTCTGGAATGCATTGGCGTATGAAGAGTTTGGTTTTGCTTAAATAGTTGTTATGGATAATAAGTAAATGTATATTATTCGTCTTGGCAAGTATAAATTTGAGGTAATTAACAGGCACGACTTTCTTGTACAGTAGTTTGTAATGGACTTAAGTAactatttttttttggggggtgggggacAGAAAATAACTTATGAAATTGTATAAGAGTAGAAATTTGTCCTCTAACGAGCACCTTTAAATCAGCAAGCAGCTGCTCCAACTCCTTTTTACAATGAGCAGGTAATTCAGGAGCACAATATGTCGCGTATCACGGTATCGATCGAAACTAGAACCTAAGCAGCAGCTCAAAGCCAAAGCTCTAACTAACAATTCTACGTTCAGCATGTAACCAAGAACCTGCATTACTAATCCCAACAATACGTCTATTCCACCAATGCCATACGATATGTGCAAGAAGTGGGCAAACATATAGAAATACGTGGTGCAGCCTAGCAGTAGAGCGAGGTATGCATAATTGAACACCAAAAGATGATGCAAGGCTGCTGCAATTATCATTGGAATCACCTCGATCATAAATTTCGCATTTGCACCAATTAACTGGAAAGGCATGTCGCGATGCCAATAAATAACATAGAATAGCGCGATCTGATGAACTATGAAGCCACACAACGGGACAATCACTAAGAGAACTGAGAACATCGTGGATAGTACTTGTGGGTCACCCATTAATTTTACGAAGGCAGTACCCATGCAGATCAAGGGAAGACTACTAAAATAAAGCCACCATGTGTCATTAGGCACTATGAAACCACTACGACCAGGTGATGGAATCACCCTCTTAATCTTGTTAAAAATAGAAACCATCAACCTATATCAGTTTAAAAGACGGGAAACGAATAGTCTGTTTAGTCAAgtttatttttcttcaaaagtacttatttttcttcaaaaatacttattttttccaaaaagtgcttatttaaaaaagtggtgtttggccaagcttttgagagaaaataagtacttttggagagtagcagaaatagttttcagaagctaaaaaaaagtaGAAAAAGTACTTTTTCCGCAGAAgcactttttgaaaaaaaatacatttaaaagcttggtcaaacactacttgctgctcaaaagtgttttttaaattaattggccaaacacaaactgcttctcacAAAAAATACTTTTCACAATAAGCTGATTTTGGCCAAAcaaataagctgattttaaaaGTTTGACCAAATAGACTAGAAGAAACTTCTTTTTTTCCGCAAAAGGTGGTAATAAGAAGATAGGTAGAACACTCTTAACAACCATAATGATCTTGTTGCTGACGGGGAAGACTCTTCAAGAAAACTTAGTCTTCCAGAGGAAACACTAAAAGAACTACTCTCTCTTTCTCAATTTATACcctctctgtctcaatttatgtgatatagtttgacttgacacggaatttaagtaaaaaaaaggaagactttcgaaacttgtgatttaaaacaagtcatagatacctgtgtggctgtaaatcatttcattaaaggtaaaaaatGAAGTTTCAAGTTAGATTATTTCTAAATagagaaatgtatcattcttcttgagacaaactaaaaagaaaagcatATTACATATATTGGGAGATGGGGAGTATTACATAAATGCTTATTCTTGTCGTCTCACAACAATAATCAGCTGAAGGTTCAAAAGGAGCTGCTTGATATTGCAGCAGCTGTGAAGATTTTGATTTAATCAAAGCCTTGTAGAGGGCAAAATGAAAAGTGATTTAATATAAGCCAGTGGTATTACTAGAACGAAAGGTCTGATCTAATTTAAAATCAAACATGATAattagatttaattaatttttttcaatTTCCCACCAGGTGTCCAGTACCTACATTGTAGCCACACTAAATCCAAATATGTAGCCACACTAAATCCAAATTCCCGCCGGAAAGTCCCGTATAGGAGGTAAAACGCTCCCTAACAAGTGTAAAATTTTGATACGATGAAGAAAGTATCTGGTGATAGATACAATAAGTTAGTAGTAATTAGTTATATCATTTACTTTATTATGATCTCCGCATGATGGTCCTCCTATAACTTGCCTGCGAAATAGACCGACTCAATGCTATTTCAATAAAAAGCAGCTGCAATAACAGCTCAGGTAATTTCTTCTAATAATCTAATCATCTGTGCATGACAAACTCAAAAGGCCTTCATATTTTGGGGATATTTCCTTGCATAGCAGTGAGTGAACGAAGGCAGCTTCAATCATGTAATCAAACAGAATTTGAGAAGTTAAGATAAACATTAACCCAAGTCAATTACCATCGAAAGATAAGTTCATATTCATCCTTCAGATAATCCTCTGCTTAGCACTTTTCAAGGATTTtctccatattgatacttctctCTCAACATTTGAAGAAAGAAAGATTTTAAGGCTACTTAAAATCGGGGCGAAGAAGTAGACAGACAAAAGAAGTAGGCTGCAATAATATACTATGAGTAGCTAGCATCCCACCTAAGGACTAGCAGGATCGCCATAGACTAGGTAGATATCTACTACATATTTGTATGTACATTCCATTATCCATTAAGGTTTCTGGCTATTTCAGATAGGAAGTGATCCTGATGATGGATTATTGAATCTCAAACTTCCAGCAAAAAGATAAAGTTACTCCCAAAATCACTTATTCTGTGCCACAGAGCCCTCAGCTTTCATCTACATGAAAGCAAAAGTTAGTCAACATACAAGAGAGAAATTACAGAGAACAGAAAATAGATTAGCCAAGACATCAATGAAATTACAGAGAATAATGCAAACAAGGAAGACTTTTGAGTTACATATTCTACTATATCAAATGCCAGACTTTGAGTCATGATCTAGAGAACCATCAACTAGCAGATAATGCAGCAATTAGAAGAATGACGCTAGAAATTTAACTTTACTGCATGATGTTGGTGATGTTACACCAGGGTTTTAGCAACATGACTTCTTTCCCACCGCAAAAACAACAGAACTTTTTAGTCTTTTGATCTTAGATGTCCAACATTAGAAGTTTTGAGTTGTGTTCAATTTGGATACTAAACATTGACATTGGAGACGGAACAAAACGTACCGTATGTCATTGACATTTGGAGAACAAAAGGTACTGAATATCATAACCAGAAAAGTGAACCTTGCATTCCTTCATCATAGAGAATTTACATACAAGAAATTAAACAGTCAGACTGATCTTAACGAAACTCCATAAAAGCAAGCAGAAAATTGCACAAGTCTCTGCTCAAACCATTCTGGTCTTTGCGGATAGAGTTAGTCGTCGCTAAATTAATTGAATCACATCCTCATTATCTTTCTGAGCTCTACCACCTACAGTTGTATTGTATGTTGTGTAGACTTAACAAGAATGGCTAAGCATTGGAACCATTTAAGTTCCTTATTCAGCAAGAATCCTGTTCTGTATAGATCTCTCCATCTTCAACCAAGACTGAGTTCAATCACTTGTCCTTGTCATTTCACAATAATTTTTATGCTAGACATGTCTCCAGGCTAAGCTAAGATTGATGTCAATATACGCATGATAGATTTCTGAGATGACGAAACAAATCCACGCACCATTAGTGGACATCTATCCAACCACACTTATCACCAAAATCCTCTTCTTCCTCCTCAAGCGTGAATAAAATGTTAACCAATGATCAAGAAGTAGGAGCGTCCATTCACGTCACCTGCGACGCACGATCAAGTTCTGCCTTTAATGTGAAGCAGAATGGCAAAAGGCATCACCCAGGTTTGACACttggggtgtgtttggtatggaggaaaacattttctccaattttcccatgtttggttgggtcacattttggaaaacattttttctaggaaaataagttccttaaaaatgaggaaaacgACTTCCCAAGTTCCATAAGTGACATTCCACACCTCCTCATTCTCCAGCACACCCCATCCCACCCCCATAGCCCCACCTCCACCACTCCCACACCCCTACTCTCCACCTCTACCCATAGTgtgggacttttttttttttttttttgataagtaaaGTCATTTATTAATCTGGTACCAAGCTGGTACATATGTAAAGTACAGAGCAGAACTACATAACTAACATCAGTCACACTACATATTACCCCCTAAGAAATATAGAAATTCCAAATAATGATCCC carries:
- the LOC132635483 gene encoding uncharacterized protein LOC132635483 isoform X2, producing MAQFLQLVNTVLIKPLSLVKFTCFFGVRTICIVIQTWTELVRAAMGIHASLLWRLIIWAIAILSLPIRSLTALQRERALEMHLQELQTEFENLVWERKQLEKKIQLAINDKRILQAMLAELEDEHDEAIVKIEQLEGQDLKVENQRLNEVHGKALSDQRDHFDAQSYSGAVPFWRSSGIESVAIDQEGLKENKSKSGSMNHDFMGARSSRDVKLEDFDTRDVLQQRRDLAFSQTLFSAILSLLVGTIVWKAEDACMPLILALFTVVGMSLWSVVQFFSTIKNRPASDAVALLSFNWFLLGTLTYPTLPRITPVVAPVLWALSDRTVELLGF
- the LOC132635483 gene encoding uncharacterized protein LOC132635483 isoform X3, with amino-acid sequence MHCYPNLDRASEGCYGYSCQLTLETDNLGYCYSVPAYKKFNCFTEGKGVQLEMHLQELQTEFENLVWERKQLEKKIQLAINDKRILQAMLAELEDEHDEAIVKIEQLEGQLQDLKVENQRLNEVHGKALSDQRDHFDAQSYSGAVPFWRSSGIESVAIDQEGLKENKSKSGSMNHDFMGARSSRDVKLEDFDTRDVLQQRRDLAFSQTLFSAILSLLVGTIVWKAEDACMPLILALFTVVGMSLWSVVQFFSTIKNRPASDAVALLSFNWFLLGTLTYPTLPRITPVVAPVLWALSDRTVELLGF
- the LOC132635483 gene encoding uncharacterized protein LOC132635483 isoform X4; this translates as MMPDIPGQITFAKELEMHLQELQTEFENLVWERKQLEKKIQLAINDKRILQAMLAELEDEHDEAIVKIEQLEGQLQDLKVENQRLNEVHGKALSDQRDHFDAQSYSGAVPFWRSSGIESVAIDQEGLKENKSKSGSMNHDFMGARSSRDVKLEDFDTRDVLQQRRDLAFSQTLFSAILSLLVGTIVWKAEDACMPLILALFTVVGMSLWSVVQFFSTIKNRPASDAVALLSFNWFLLGTLTYPTLPRITPVVAPVLWALSDRTVELLGF
- the LOC132635483 gene encoding uncharacterized protein LOC132635483 isoform X1, with translation MAQFLQLVNTVLIKPLSLVKFTCFFGVRTICIVIQTWTELVRAAMGIHASLLWRLIIWAIAILSLPIRSLTALQRERALEMHLQELQTEFENLVWERKQLEKKIQLAINDKRILQAMLAELEDEHDEAIVKIEQLEGQLQDLKVENQRLNEVHGKALSDQRDHFDAQSYSGAVPFWRSSGIESVAIDQEGLKENKSKSGSMNHDFMGARSSRDVKLEDFDTRDVLQQRRDLAFSQTLFSAILSLLVGTIVWKAEDACMPLILALFTVVGMSLWSVVQFFSTIKNRPASDAVALLSFNWFLLGTLTYPTLPRITPVVAPVLWALSDRTVELLGF